A window of the Armatimonadota bacterium genome harbors these coding sequences:
- a CDS encoding response regulator: MITALVVDDEPMLTDLVKSVLEDAGCTVHCAANGVEALQIMAQGPVDILLTDVHMPQMSGFELINRVRSQHPNVVIVVMDSYPDSFTDSFSMEGVRQIVSKPFELETIRQVVLEMPQGSWQKAA; the protein is encoded by the coding sequence ATGATCACTGCGCTGGTAGTTGACGATGAACCGATGTTGACCGACCTGGTCAAGAGCGTCCTAGAAGACGCCGGTTGCACGGTGCACTGCGCGGCCAACGGCGTCGAGGCGCTCCAAATAATGGCTCAAGGCCCGGTGGACATTCTGTTGACCGACGTTCACATGCCGCAGATGAGCGGATTTGAGCTCATCAACCGCGTCCGAAGCCAGCATCCCAATGTCGTCATCGTTGTTATGGACAGTTACCCGGATAGTTTTACCGATTCGTTCTCAATGGAGGGCGTGCGCCAGATCGTCTCAAAACCGTTCGAACTGGAGACGATCCGTCAAGTCGTACTAGAAATGCCGCAAGGAAGCTGGCAGAAAGCCGCTTAA
- a CDS encoding TonB-dependent receptor, producing the protein MRYVACFIFALACLVAYSQRTSHGAELLFADPKQESSTATRTSRKINESFTTVRIISRQEIRLSGALTAQEAIERTIPDIEGIEGAVSRYVSSRGANAAVEFNERTLMLLDGCPLNSASIGHVMLAGIPIHHIDRIEVAFGPGSAVYGPNAFAGVINIVTRTPEQIEREASGGFASRDGATAHLSMLMPFANGSLMAGGSFFRDPGSNRVLNNDTKSNDFHFVARSKHGNSNWTGRYQYFNIDRGSIGTGAVFATPNDRMSQVIHAVQLGHEAPMGGWTASTRFQGLVSDLDLLRELPPGSNVSFLSRTHSFIGVLEQLFQRNTQNAHITAGIEGRLMRASGGVLPDRTNTNVAAFIQSEYRWGSLQPVLGVRFDSHSIYGGEWSPRAGLVFNAGQGTFFRSSYGRSFRAPNASELYNQGFPIYTMHPQFGLIQLNVFGNIDLRPEIMDAFEIGFNHQSKDGWHIDVAAFQNEMRDLIDLTVRFDPNNPDPTNFTYSNLGRVRVQGAAATVSRYIGSGIDASLGWSRAIVKDIGNNSGYGNSSPDRAIARIAYRGAGPIHGQFTAIFPSVAVGSGTISGVVAHLNLVCKVDRQHELNFRIDNLFNTANMIGPGVSGGSRSLMLRLVSHW; encoded by the coding sequence ATGCGATACGTCGCTTGCTTCATCTTTGCTCTCGCCTGTCTTGTCGCCTACTCTCAAAGAACCAGCCACGGCGCCGAACTTCTCTTTGCCGACCCCAAGCAAGAGAGTTCCACAGCCACCCGAACCAGCCGCAAGATCAACGAATCCTTCACGACCGTCCGAATTATCTCTCGACAAGAGATTCGTCTGAGCGGCGCGCTGACCGCTCAAGAAGCGATTGAGCGAACGATCCCAGACATTGAGGGAATCGAAGGCGCCGTTTCTCGCTACGTCTCCAGCCGTGGCGCCAACGCAGCGGTCGAGTTCAACGAGCGAACCCTGATGCTCCTGGACGGCTGCCCGCTCAACTCGGCCTCGATCGGACATGTGATGCTAGCGGGCATCCCCATCCATCACATCGATCGCATAGAAGTTGCGTTTGGTCCAGGCTCTGCCGTTTATGGCCCCAATGCTTTCGCCGGCGTTATCAACATTGTAACCCGTACGCCCGAACAAATCGAGCGCGAGGCTTCGGGCGGATTTGCATCGCGGGACGGCGCCACCGCGCACTTGAGCATGCTGATGCCGTTCGCCAACGGCAGCTTGATGGCCGGCGGGTCGTTCTTCCGCGATCCGGGCAGCAACCGAGTTCTGAACAACGACACCAAAAGCAACGATTTTCACTTCGTCGCCCGATCGAAACACGGCAACAGCAACTGGACCGGACGGTACCAATACTTTAATATCGACCGCGGCAGCATCGGCACCGGCGCGGTCTTCGCTACGCCTAACGACCGTATGAGCCAGGTCATCCATGCCGTTCAATTGGGGCACGAAGCGCCCATGGGCGGTTGGACCGCTTCCACGCGCTTTCAAGGGTTGGTGTCCGATCTCGATCTGCTGCGCGAGCTTCCTCCCGGAAGCAACGTCTCGTTCTTAAGCCGAACGCACAGCTTCATCGGCGTTCTGGAACAGCTCTTTCAACGAAACACCCAGAATGCCCACATCACAGCCGGAATCGAAGGCCGTCTAATGAGAGCGTCTGGCGGAGTCTTGCCGGACCGAACCAATACGAACGTTGCCGCGTTCATCCAGTCAGAGTATCGATGGGGCTCGCTTCAGCCCGTATTGGGCGTGCGATTCGACTCCCACTCGATCTATGGCGGCGAATGGAGCCCGCGGGCCGGACTTGTTTTCAACGCTGGCCAAGGCACGTTCTTCCGATCCTCTTATGGCCGCTCGTTCAGAGCTCCCAACGCGAGCGAACTCTATAACCAGGGCTTCCCGATCTATACCATGCACCCGCAGTTCGGCCTGATCCAGCTCAACGTCTTTGGAAACATCGACCTAAGGCCAGAAATCATGGATGCGTTCGAGATCGGTTTCAATCACCAATCCAAGGACGGCTGGCACATCGATGTCGCGGCTTTTCAAAACGAAATGCGCGACCTGATCGATCTCACCGTGCGCTTCGACCCGAACAATCCCGACCCGACCAACTTCACCTATAGCAACCTCGGAAGGGTTCGAGTTCAGGGCGCTGCTGCGACGGTCTCCCGCTATATCGGATCGGGCATTGACGCAAGTTTGGGCTGGTCCAGAGCGATCGTTAAAGACATCGGGAATAACAGCGGCTACGGCAATTCCTCGCCCGATAGGGCCATCGCGCGCATCGCTTATCGAGGCGCCGGTCCGATCCATGGCCAGTTCACAGCCATCTTTCCGAGCGTCGCCGTCGGATCGGGAACTATCAGCGGTGTAGTTGCCCACCTCAACCTCGTCTGTAAAGTCGATCGACAGCACGAACTGAATTTCCGAATCGACAACCTGTTCAACACGGCGAACATGATCGGCCCAGGCGTTTCAGGCGGCAGCCGGTCGCTCATGCTTCGGTTGGTGAGCCACTGGTGA
- a CDS encoding ABC transporter substrate-binding protein, which yields MIDTSMHRIATVILLLGAAAGFGLRSAPKSIVQALILKSGDDEIYSIAEKALSRRLAELGFRDKVNVRLIGYTLQRNNNDAAAINRAKPDVVLAMGTDAALAAKNAETTAPMVFAMVLDPVALGLVESIEKPNRNATGVSLQAPPFRQFQLLRDILPEAKKIGALYNPNDATSARLIEAGRQDAAKLGFELVSATAESNVQESLSKLGEVDAFWLIPDVTVAAPTPYAAILAWCDKIKAPILAFAETFVRRGSLCAIGVQFEDQGALAAKQLARVLSGESPAELPVLRPERFHVSFNLKSAKSLGVAIPSSLLDLADEVIK from the coding sequence GTGATCGATACGTCCATGCATCGCATTGCGACTGTCATCTTGCTCTTGGGCGCGGCGGCGGGCTTCGGCCTGCGGTCCGCGCCCAAGAGCATCGTACAAGCCCTGATTCTAAAAAGCGGCGACGATGAAATCTACTCCATCGCCGAAAAGGCGCTCTCGCGCCGCCTGGCCGAACTGGGCTTTCGCGACAAGGTAAACGTTCGCTTGATCGGCTACACGCTCCAGCGCAACAACAACGATGCCGCTGCGATCAATCGCGCAAAGCCTGATGTTGTGCTGGCTATGGGCACCGATGCCGCGCTTGCGGCCAAGAACGCAGAAACGACCGCTCCGATGGTTTTCGCAATGGTGCTCGACCCCGTGGCTCTTGGCCTGGTCGAATCGATCGAGAAGCCCAATAGAAACGCGACCGGCGTCTCCCTGCAGGCGCCGCCCTTTAGACAGTTCCAGCTCCTTAGGGACATTCTGCCAGAAGCCAAAAAAATCGGAGCCCTCTACAACCCTAACGACGCCACGTCCGCTCGTCTCATCGAAGCCGGTCGCCAGGACGCCGCAAAGCTAGGCTTCGAGCTAGTCTCTGCGACCGCCGAATCCAATGTCCAAGAGAGCTTATCCAAGTTGGGCGAGGTCGATGCTTTTTGGCTGATTCCAGACGTTACGGTCGCCGCCCCGACGCCCTATGCGGCAATCTTGGCCTGGTGCGACAAGATCAAAGCGCCGATTCTAGCGTTTGCCGAGACGTTTGTCAGACGAGGAAGCCTCTGCGCCATCGGCGTCCAGTTCGAAGACCAAGGCGCGCTCGCGGCCAAACAGTTGGCGCGCGTTCTTTCGGGCGAATCGCCTGCCGAACTGCCCGTGCTCAGACCGGAGAGGTTTCACGTCAGTTTTAACCTCAAGTCCGCTAAATCGCTCGGCGTCGCCATCCCCTCTTCCCTGCTCGATTTGGCCGATGAGGTCATAAAATGA